The DNA window GGATATAGAATATACTCACCGGATGGTGCAACCTGGCAGCCGCCAATATCGGATACAGTCGGCGGGTTAGGTGCCTATCTTGACGGTGGCGTCTTTATCAATGAGTTCAGTATTGACGGCATGGGCGCAGATACGATCGGGCTGGGTGGATTCTACATGTTTACCAACGGCATTCCGCCCGGCTATAACGAAACGGTCATGACAATTACAACACAAGTAAGCTGTGTTGATAGCGGTTTTACGCTGTGCATTGACTCCAGTTTCTACCCACCGGTCAGCAAATGGCTTTGGTCCACTTCGGGAGGGAATGTCTATCCATCTTGGGGGGGACCATATTGCTATGACATTGCATACAACGACCCACCTCCGGACCCCGGTGCAGTCATTCTTGACCATGTCACCGGATCGCCTGGCGGTGATTCTATTGTCACCGGTGCGCCAATAACTTTTCATCTGAGGATGAACAACACGACCGGGGTTCCCATCGAAGGATTCTCTCACGGCTTCATGGTCTATTCACCGGATGGCGCCCAGTGGAGTAACTCCTGGGGTGACACAACAGGTTCCCCCCTCTTCCCTCATCTTGATGGTGGTCTGTTTATCAACGAATTCAGTACCGACGGAATGGGCGCTGATACGGTCGCCTTCGCTGGGTTTAGGATGTTCCAACCGGGAATTCCGGTAGGATTTAATGAGGTAACCTATAGCATACACATCGGCCCGATAGACTCGTCATACGTTGGGCGGCATATTTGTCTGGATTCGTGCTTTTTCCCACCCGGTGGAGATTGGATGTGGTCTGTTGCATTAGGGACTGAAGAGCATCATCCCAACTGGGCAGGGCCACACTGTTTCACCATTATACCAGGACCGGATTCACTTGGAGGACCTCCTGATTCTCTGATCGTACCCTCGGTCGTGACTGGCCCATGCAACGCTGTTCAGCCAGTGTCGGTGAAACTGACGCAGCACATCAAGGGAGCATCAATCCCGCTGGCTATACCGCCAGATGTTGAGGTAGAGAGTATCAGTTTCGAGGGTTTGATTACCGAAGGCTGGAACTACAATGTGTCCCAGATTAAGCCTGATTCGGGCTTCATCTATGTAGCCCTCGCTAACTCATCTGGCTATATGATTCCGCCCGGCGATCATGTTGTATTCAACGTTCATTTCAACCATGCGGGCAACTGCGACACGTCGGCAATCGTCAGATGGGATACAGCCCTTGATGAAGATCCTACGCGACACCTTCTCTTTGCCGATGCGACCAATTTTGATCTGCCAGCCGGTTTTGACTACTACCGTGACGTCACCATAGTGCCTGAGTATCTACCGGGTGATTTTGATGGCGACGGAAACGTGATAATTATGGACCTTACCGGACTTGTCGCCCATCTCTTCCTAGGGGGACCTGCCGCGTGTGTGGCAAATGCGATGGACATGAATGCCTCATGCACCGGTCCGAATATTGCAGATCTGACTTATCTTGTAGACTACCTGTTCCAGGGTGGTCCGGATCCGAATTGCGGTTGTATTGGTGACGCTCCAGCCCCAGCCAAGATTGCTTCTGATATCATGGTGGTCCGGAGTTACGAGAATGGTTATACCACGATAGCGATTGAAACACCGATCACGCTGCGCGGTGTTCAATTGGAGTTGATCGGTAATTCCGGTGGCATACCAACTAGCCTGCTTGGCAGCGAAATCGACATGATCCATGGCAGCGACGGTTCGGTCATCAGGATTGGTTTACTCGATCTTGACGGCGCATCGGTTATCGCCACGGGGATCACGCAAATTGTCCAACTCGAAGGTGAATATCAGGTAAGCGAAGCGGTGGTGTCCGATGCACAACATCAAGACTTCACGGCCACGATTGCTGGTAAATTGGAAAGTCTGCCTGACGACTTCACCCTGGAGCAGAACTATCCGAACCCATTTAACCCGACTACCGAGATTGGCTTCAACCTTCCTAAGTCGTCGAAAGCCAGACTCGAAGTATACAATATTATGGGGCAGCGTGTAGCGGTTCTCGCTGATCGTACGTTTGAAGCGGGACGGCACATTGTTCAGTGGCACAGCACTGATTCTCATGGTTCTCGCGTGGCCAGTGGTGTGTACTTCTATCGTCTGGAAACAGAAGGATTCACTGAGACAAAGAAGATGTTGCTGCTTAAGTAAGCAGAAAACCTTTTAGCTGACTAATTAGAACGGTCACTTCTTTCTTCAAGAAGTGACCGTTCTTGCGATTGGATGTGAATAGAAATCTGGTTTCGGGGTAATATTGACAGCATCAATCTGAACTGATGACAAGTTCGATAACGGTTTGACTAAGGAGAATGACGATGGCAACAACAGAACTACGAATCACCGCCCGAGATGATCTGGCACCGATCTGTCCTCACTGCCAGGTAGCACTTACCGAAGTGTATATGAGAGCTAAAGGACTAGGAGTGTTTACCGGTAAGAACGTTCTGTATTTCTGTCCACACTGCCAGAAGATACTGGGATTTGGTCAGAGTCGTATGATGTAGACAAGCGAGTCCGTGACGGGAGTGTCTGCCGCCCTCTGAAATCTACTGCTCTATCGCCTGCTGTATTTGCTGATAGAATTGTCTGGCCGTTTCGTTAGACGGGTTAATGCGGAGGCTCTGTTCGACCGCTTCCAGGGCTTGGGGTAGCTGACCGATTTCGTAATAGGTCATGCCCAGCTTGAGGTGAACATAGTCATGGAACGGGTGCAGTTGCCTCGCCCGCAACAAAACATCAATTGCGGCCTCATTGTCTCCCAACTCCAGATAGGCGGTGGCCAGATTGAAGAAAGTCTCCACCGTTTGAGGATCAATAGTAATCCCGTGTCGAAACAAATCGGCCGCCTCAAGCCAACTTCCCCTCTGCGCCAACATCATACCAAGATTGTTGAATCCCGGAGCAAAAGTGCTGTCGGCGGCGATAGCCTTGCGAAACTCCTTCTCAGCCCGGATCGGGTTGTTTTGGTCATTGAATGCATTGCCAAGCATATGTCGATTTTCCGCCTCTACTCGCTGGGGAGATAAATGCAGAATATCGTGATTACTCTCCCAGAGCAGAAGCACTCCTGCGATACAAACCAGTAACAGATTCCGTTTGTCTCGCCGGCGAGCCAGCTCAATGATTCGGACAGCAGCATAGACGGCGAACAACAATATCAATGGAATCAGTGGTTGACGATAACGAGCACAGACGAAGAACATCTGCAGCGACAATATCCACGCCCCGCTCACCAAATACAATGCGAGAAATTTACGCCACCTCCTCAGAGAAAAGAAGAAACCAAGGATCGCGAGCGGCATCAAAAGTCCAAATGGCCAATATACAAATCCATTGGACAGTAGGGGTCGTAGGATCGGTGCAAAATCGCGTGTGAAGTAAATGTCCTGATTATTGGGAATTTCGTAACCATTGACAAAAAGGCGAGCCTTCTTTATTTGCAGGGTCAGAAAGTGCCCCGGATGGGCAACGATCTCTTCCCAAGCCAGGTCGTACCAGAAATCGGAAACCTCTGATTTCTTCAGAGTCCCTCCCAGGCGATGCTCTGCTACTGCGACAGCATCACGGTATCCTCCCTGCCACGTAGGATCGATATCGCTTACCGTGGCCGACCAGCCTGTGGCTTCGGAATTGTTGCCCAAGTAAAAATTAAATCCTCCTTGCCAGGCAATGAAAACCGGGTCGTCACTGACGACATAATTGCGGATAGTAATTGGCAGGATTACGATCAACGATGCAAACCCGATGAGCGCATAACGAATGAGCGCTTTGCGCCATCCCAACTCCGGTTTCAATATGAGCCAGACCCAAAAAGCCAAAACCGGACCGGCCAGTAAGATATTCGGACGAGCCAGACCGGCAAGGCCCAATAGCAACCCGGCGACTACGAAAAGGCTCAATCGCTCGGGATCACTCTGACATCGATACAATTGGTAAACAAAGAGAGCTGTCAATAGTACCATCAAAGATGTGATCAGAAGAGTGACGTCATAATAGAGAAACGTGGGATAGAAGACAGCAAGAGAAGTCGCCCAGAAGGCAATGTTGCGGCTGAACAAACGCACCCCGAGACCATATACCAACAGAGGAAGAAACGAACCGAGGACAATCTGGATGAAGCGTACCCAATACAACGAACCACCGGCGATTTGCATGAATAACGCCAACAGGTATGGATACAGAGGAGCGCGATAGAATGGTTCTTTCGGTAATGTGTCCGAGTTGATCTGGTCGACAACCTGGACGTGATAGCCCTCATCCATGATGGGATGATCGAAGGTCGGGAATTCCTGTATCTGGTTGAGAAAAATCAGTCGCATTGTAATCGCAGCGATAAATAGTGCCAATGGCACCAGCCACGTCTGATAACGACCGAGACGTCCAAATGTTTTATCCAGATTCATATCTTCAAGATAGGAATGCCGTAGGCAGGTGACAACAAAAAGGCGGGGTACCCGTGCAAGTCCCTATTCAATAAAAACCTCCGACCCGGATCGGAGGCATCAAACTTGATAGAAAATGTACAGAAGTAACCCGCTGTTGTCGCTACCGGCGACGAGGCCGAGCACTGCGCTCGTTTATACCCCGGGGCGGGCCTTCCTGTAACTAATATCGTCAATTCTATCCATTTGTCAAGTCCGATAAGCCGGTTTTTTTTGGTCCTCCAGGTACAGTTGGATGACTAACTTCATGACTTACGAGCGACGATCCGGTTACAGGCGTGGCGATGGGGTATGTCACCCAATTGACAGTCGAAGATTTCTTCTACGGAAAACAAAATCTCCCAGTCCCAATAATAGCTCATCAACTCGCCGGACCGGAAAAGATACCGCTTTTCCTCAGCATCGGGCGCCTTCTCCACAAACGGCTTCTCCACGAAAACCATTTGAGCGTTGATGCCGCCGGGCACGGTCGCATTCTTGAAATGATCGAAACGATCCCTGCGAATGTCGGGCGGAAGGTAGTGCAGGGTTCCAGTCGAGAAGATGACATCATAGTGATTGTTCTGTAATTCACAGGTAAAGATATCACCCTGAATGGCAGTAACCGACACCCCGCTATCCACGGCCAGACGGATGGTCTTCTCAACGCCGACCGGTGACAATTCCAGAGCGGTAACATCAAAACCATGCTGAGCAAAATGAACCGCATCTCTACCTTCCCCACTGCCCAGGTCTATCAGCTTTGGACACTTTGAACCCACCGCATCTGCGAATTCCAGTACCTTGGCACACATTGACGAAGGTGTTTTCCCCCAGTAGTACTCTTCGCCAGCGTATTTTCGATCATATGGGTTCTCACTATTCATAACCACCGGTCAAGATAGTCAATGACCATACTCATAGGCAAGGAATGTCGTTGCCAATGTTCAATGACGTTCCTAACTTGAGGAGTCACAAGAGCCCTAACAGGAAGAAGGACTATGCGAAATATATTACATCATGCAAAATTACTTTCAACCTCTGTGATCTCAATCATTGTGTTGGTCATATTCTATCAACTGACCTTTGCAAATGACAGCACTAGCGTAAGTAAAGCCAACCTGGATGAAGGTCCTTACGTATTTTGGGACAACGATACATTGGCTGTTGTGCTTTACTATTGCGACGAGACGATTGTGAAACATCGTATCGTATTTACCGACACACTACACTTTGAGGGATTGTGTCACGATACCGAAGTCCAGTACTCAGTCATTGCGGGTGACTACAACATACAACCGGCAGTATTCACCGGCGTGAGTAAGCTGTTCGCTATTAGCGACATTCACGGCGATTACGAACACATGGTGAACATCCTGCAAAACGGTGGTGTCATCGATGACGATCTTCGCTGGAAGTGGGGTGACGGCCATCTGGTTGTGAACGGGGATATCTTCGACCGGGGAGATATGGTGACTGAATGTCTATGGCTGACCTACCATCTTGAGCAGGAAGCCATAGAGCACGGTGGGATGGTTCACACCCTGCTTGGTAATCACGAGATGATGGTGTTACGCGGGGACGACAGATACATACACGAAAAATACCTGAAGGGTATTGCGCGTAAGAGTCGTATCAAACACATGGACCTCTATGGACCTGACATGGCTTTGGGGCAATGGTTGCGTTCCAAGCAAGTAGTGATAAGAATCAATGATATTTTGTTTGTCCATGCCGGTATCTCCCCAATGGTGATCGATAGCGGTCTCACACTTGATGATCTGAACCGTACGGTACGAAGCGGGATTGACATGCTGTCGTCACGTCTCGCCTTTACCGAACAGGTCAAATTCCTATTGAGTAGCCTCGGACCGCTATGGTATCGAGGCTACCACTATGAGATGGAAAATCGGTATCCACAGGCTACAGCAGATGATGTGGATCGAATACTGGCTCACTTCGATGCCGCGACGGTGGTGGTTGGTCACACTGAAGTAGACAGCTTGATAGGCCTTTATGATAACCGCGTCATAGCCATTGATATACCTGTGGATGAGCTTGGATCGCTTCAGGCGCTACTCTGGAAAGACGGCCGTTTCTATCGTGTGTCGGGTGATGGTAAGTTGGCGGAACTGCGCTGACAACGATTTCACAGGCAGAGCCATCGATTTGCTCGGGTTGTGACACTGAGATCACTCCTGCGAAAGCAGGGGTCCAATCATCGCGAGTCCGCGCCAGCGGACGTGGCGATCTCATGGTCCCGATTACCTTATCACAATAACGACTTGCCCACTAAGATGCGTCGCCGCCTGTGCTTCCACGAGTTCGCCCTCGCCATCCCATTCCACCAATGCTCCACTCACTATGTCCTTGTCGGTATGAAACGAAGTGACCAGAACACGAGTTGAATCTCCAACGTTAGCAAAATACAGATTCAATTCCGGATCGATCAGCGACGGGTTGACAACACCTTCGAAGATCATATATACGACCGACAGACTGTCATCGGTAGCGAGAGCAACACGGCTCGGGAATCGGATCAACGCTGCCTCACCGGTCGGAAACGATAACCACAAGCCTGGCTTATATAGTTCGCCGTTAGGACCCGGCAATATCCACGGACGTAGCTCTGGAGGGTCAGGAAAGCTGAAGTCATCCTCGAAGTCTTTGTCGATGATGCGTGCCATTAGAGCCAGATCCGCGATTGTCAAGGGATTACCGTTCATATCCATGTCTGAGGCTGCTCGTTGAGCATCTTGATGCGTGAATATGCTGTCCCCATATAAGAAATAGTTCATAAAGACTCGCTCATCATCCAACTCAATCGAGAGTCCGTTCAAGTTCATATCACCCCGACCATCAATTGACTCGAAACACACAACACCAACCACACCGTTGACATATGTGATACTGCGTAGTGTTGGCTCACTCTTGGCATTATCACAGTCATGTAGCGCCCCGAAAAATGTAGGTACTGATGTATCCGGTCTGGTTATCTCCCATTCGTACGGCTCATACACCCTATCGGACAAAAGCACAGTTGAACTGCCAACCTCCGACTCTCCCTCGTCGACCCTGACAATCGTATTGTCATCGCAGTCCCACCAGCAGAAACGTATTGGCAGGTTCATGCACGTAAAGGTACGGTCATTGGTCAGTTTGAGATCGAGCGTGAAGAGAAGAGTAGACATCGAATCATTGTCGCCACCGCCGAGATATACCGGCTTGGAGAATACTCCTTTCACGCGAACAGTATCGTACGGCCACCTATCTTGAGCTTTCAAGTCTGGTGGTCCCGCATGGTAAACGAGAGATTCCCATTCAGCCGTCGAATCGAAATCTCCGGGGGTAACACCCAAGAAAGTGAAACCCATGGAGTAGTAGGCGAAAAGAAAGTCAAACTCTGTTACCTCAGCCGCCTGCCCGGAAATCATGACCCTGACACCCCTCACCATGCCCAGATAGGCGTAGTCGATTTTTTCAA is part of the Candidatus Zixiibacteriota bacterium genome and encodes:
- a CDS encoding T9SS type A sorting domain-containing protein, which produces MKRVGLILTLTTVAVLGIATVVSAGITIEKSGPGAAPGDSIYSGAEVRFDVRLHNNSGGNIDGMTNGFIMYSPDGAAWAPPVTTLDSGFVIAFDLDRGINEFSVDGMGADTIGIWGVKLHGSGLPNGYDGIIATMSTSVDTSQVGKTLCIDSVFFPPSGYWLWAIDGGTNYHPSWGGPYCYPIIPGSSVPDGGITVELSGPGAGPGNTINCNQPVTFNINLDNTTGEFIQGMTNGYRIYSPDGATWQPPISDTVGGLGAYLDGGVFINEFSIDGMGADTIGLGGFYMFTNGIPPGYNETVMTITTQVSCVDSGFTLCIDSSFYPPVSKWLWSTSGGNVYPSWGGPYCYDIAYNDPPPDPGAVILDHVTGSPGGDSIVTGAPITFHLRMNNTTGVPIEGFSHGFMVYSPDGAQWSNSWGDTTGSPLFPHLDGGLFINEFSTDGMGADTVAFAGFRMFQPGIPVGFNEVTYSIHIGPIDSSYVGRHICLDSCFFPPGGDWMWSVALGTEEHHPNWAGPHCFTIIPGPDSLGGPPDSLIVPSVVTGPCNAVQPVSVKLTQHIKGASIPLAIPPDVEVESISFEGLITEGWNYNVSQIKPDSGFIYVALANSSGYMIPPGDHVVFNVHFNHAGNCDTSAIVRWDTALDEDPTRHLLFADATNFDLPAGFDYYRDVTIVPEYLPGDFDGDGNVIIMDLTGLVAHLFLGGPAACVANAMDMNASCTGPNIADLTYLVDYLFQGGPDPNCGCIGDAPAPAKIASDIMVVRSYENGYTTIAIETPITLRGVQLELIGNSGGIPTSLLGSEIDMIHGSDGSVIRIGLLDLDGASVIATGITQIVQLEGEYQVSEAVVSDAQHQDFTATIAGKLESLPDDFTLEQNYPNPFNPTTEIGFNLPKSSKARLEVYNIMGQRVAVLADRTFEAGRHIVQWHSTDSHGSRVASGVYFYRLETEGFTETKKMLLLK
- a CDS encoding glycosyltransferase family 39 protein; this encodes MNLDKTFGRLGRYQTWLVPLALFIAAITMRLIFLNQIQEFPTFDHPIMDEGYHVQVVDQINSDTLPKEPFYRAPLYPYLLALFMQIAGGSLYWVRFIQIVLGSFLPLLVYGLGVRLFSRNIAFWATSLAVFYPTFLYYDVTLLITSLMVLLTALFVYQLYRCQSDPERLSLFVVAGLLLGLAGLARPNILLAGPVLAFWVWLILKPELGWRKALIRYALIGFASLIVILPITIRNYVVSDDPVFIAWQGGFNFYLGNNSEATGWSATVSDIDPTWQGGYRDAVAVAEHRLGGTLKKSEVSDFWYDLAWEEIVAHPGHFLTLQIKKARLFVNGYEIPNNQDIYFTRDFAPILRPLLSNGFVYWPFGLLMPLAILGFFFSLRRWRKFLALYLVSGAWILSLQMFFVCARYRQPLIPLILLFAVYAAVRIIELARRRDKRNLLLVCIAGVLLLWESNHDILHLSPQRVEAENRHMLGNAFNDQNNPIRAEKEFRKAIAADSTFAPGFNNLGMMLAQRGSWLEAADLFRHGITIDPQTVETFFNLATAYLELGDNEAAIDVLLRARQLHPFHDYVHLKLGMTYYEIGQLPQALEAVEQSLRINPSNETARQFYQQIQQAIEQ
- a CDS encoding methyltransferase domain-containing protein, whose translation is MNSENPYDRKYAGEEYYWGKTPSSMCAKVLEFADAVGSKCPKLIDLGSGEGRDAVHFAQHGFDVTALELSPVGVEKTIRLAVDSGVSVTAIQGDIFTCELQNNHYDVIFSTGTLHYLPPDIRRDRFDHFKNATVPGGINAQMVFVEKPFVEKAPDAEEKRYLFRSGELMSYYWDWEILFSVEEIFDCQLGDIPHRHACNRIVARKS
- a CDS encoding metallophosphoesterase, with translation MRNILHHAKLLSTSVISIIVLVIFYQLTFANDSTSVSKANLDEGPYVFWDNDTLAVVLYYCDETIVKHRIVFTDTLHFEGLCHDTEVQYSVIAGDYNIQPAVFTGVSKLFAISDIHGDYEHMVNILQNGGVIDDDLRWKWGDGHLVVNGDIFDRGDMVTECLWLTYHLEQEAIEHGGMVHTLLGNHEMMVLRGDDRYIHEKYLKGIARKSRIKHMDLYGPDMALGQWLRSKQVVIRINDILFVHAGISPMVIDSGLTLDDLNRTVRSGIDMLSSRLAFTEQVKFLLSSLGPLWYRGYHYEMENRYPQATADDVDRILAHFDAATVVVGHTEVDSLIGLYDNRVIAIDIPVDELGSLQALLWKDGRFYRVSGDGKLAELR